In the Pelotomaculum isophthalicicum JI genome, one interval contains:
- a CDS encoding helix-turn-helix domain-containing protein — MNLEEAAEFLRISQTTLKKLLREGEIPARKVGREWRLSRQALLKWLESGQVQKED; from the coding sequence GGCGGCGGAGTTTTTAAGGATTAGCCAAACCACTTTAAAGAAACTTCTTCGAGAGGGAGAAATCCCAGCGAGGAAGGTAGGCAGGGAATGGCGTCTAAGCCGCCAGGCGCTTTTAAAGTGGTTAGAGAGTGGACAAGTCCAAAAGGAGGATTAA